One Faecalicatena sp. Marseille-Q4148 DNA window includes the following coding sequences:
- a CDS encoding sigma-70 family RNA polymerase sigma factor: MAIINLRDYYPFYTSDCFMEVSEEVAEMFKEFDRKEAAYRLRTYRHKAYYSLDRDDGLEHEAVFVALSPHELYERKVTMQELHAAISSLPDKQAKRIYAHFILGMTKQDIARAEGVHEKVVRVAIERGLRRLEKILKNSL, encoded by the coding sequence ATGGCTATTATCAATTTGCGGGACTATTACCCATTCTATACATCAGATTGCTTCATGGAAGTATCGGAAGAAGTTGCAGAAATGTTCAAAGAGTTTGATCGTAAAGAGGCTGCTTATCGGCTGCGTACATACCGCCACAAAGCCTACTATTCCCTTGATCGGGATGACGGGCTGGAGCATGAAGCTGTCTTTGTTGCCTTATCTCCCCATGAACTGTATGAGCGGAAAGTGACCATGCAGGAGCTTCACGCAGCGATTTCCAGTCTGCCGGACAAACAGGCAAAACGGATTTATGCTCATTTCATTCTCGGCATGACCAAACAGGACATTGCCCGGGCAGAGGGCGTCCATGAAAAAGTGGTTCGTGTCGCAATCGAGCGAGGTCTGCGGCGCTTAGAAAAAATTTTGAAAAATTCTTTGTAA
- a CDS encoding recombinase family protein: MEFIREDCIYARQSVDRKDSISIESQIDFCKYELKGGSCRVFKDKGYSGKNTDRPEFQKLLGEIRKGKVRRVIVYKLDRISRSILDFATMMELFQEYDVEFVSSTEKFDTSTPMGRAMLNICIVFAQLERETIQKRVTDAYYSRCLKGFHMSGQAPYGYQLEPTVVEGIRTKKMVADPVAADHVRLMFEMYAEPETSFGDITRYFEEHDIKIYGKSMFRTFLSQLLRNPVYAQADLELYEFFKSQGAAIVNDASDFAGTNGCYLYQGRDVKEDKDRCLKDQILVIAPHEALISSDTWLKCRKKLMANTTFQQGRKPKNTWLAGKIKCGHCGYALKATHVPNSTGYFRCTKRTENKGCPGCGKIRKEEFEQFIFSAMQEKFKDFQILHGREEKVNPKLTAYQVELAQVEAEIEKLLDTLTGANATLLAYANKKIEELDTRRQTISKAIAELSVETISPQQIKKLSYYLDNWDSIDFDDKRKAADGLISTIKATSDRVQIEWKI; this comes from the coding sequence ATGGAATTTATCAGAGAAGATTGTATTTACGCAAGACAGTCAGTAGACCGCAAGGACAGTATCAGCATTGAAAGTCAGATCGACTTTTGCAAGTATGAATTGAAAGGTGGGAGCTGCCGGGTATTCAAGGACAAAGGCTATTCCGGTAAGAATACGGACAGGCCGGAGTTTCAAAAGCTGCTGGGCGAGATCCGCAAGGGAAAGGTCCGGCGGGTCATCGTGTACAAACTGGACCGTATAAGCCGCTCTATTCTGGACTTTGCAACGATGATGGAGCTGTTTCAAGAGTATGATGTGGAGTTTGTATCATCCACAGAAAAGTTTGATACTTCGACCCCGATGGGCCGGGCTATGCTGAATATCTGCATTGTATTCGCCCAGCTTGAACGTGAGACAATTCAGAAGCGTGTCACAGACGCCTACTATTCCCGGTGTCTGAAAGGTTTCCACATGAGCGGACAGGCACCATACGGTTATCAGTTAGAGCCTACTGTGGTAGAGGGTATCCGCACAAAGAAAATGGTTGCTGACCCCGTAGCCGCCGACCATGTACGGCTGATGTTTGAAATGTACGCTGAACCGGAAACCTCCTTCGGAGATATTACCCGATACTTCGAGGAACATGACATAAAAATTTATGGCAAATCCATGTTCCGTACATTTCTTTCCCAGCTTTTAAGAAACCCCGTTTACGCACAGGCCGATTTGGAGCTGTACGAATTTTTCAAGAGCCAGGGCGCAGCGATTGTCAATGACGCTTCTGACTTTGCCGGAACAAACGGCTGCTATCTCTATCAGGGGCGGGATGTGAAGGAGGACAAGGACAGGTGCTTAAAAGACCAGATACTTGTTATCGCTCCCCATGAAGCACTCATTTCCTCTGACACATGGCTTAAATGCCGGAAAAAACTTATGGCAAATACCACCTTCCAGCAGGGACGGAAACCGAAAAATACTTGGCTGGCCGGAAAAATCAAATGCGGGCATTGTGGGTATGCTCTGAAAGCCACCCATGTACCAAACAGCACCGGATATTTCCGCTGTACCAAACGGACGGAAAACAAAGGCTGTCCGGGCTGCGGGAAAATCCGCAAAGAAGAATTTGAGCAATTCATTTTCTCGGCCATGCAGGAAAAGTTCAAAGACTTTCAGATACTCCACGGCAGAGAGGAAAAAGTCAATCCGAAACTGACCGCCTATCAAGTGGAGCTGGCACAGGTGGAGGCAGAAATTGAAAAGCTGCTGGATACGCTGACCGGAGCCAATGCGACCTTGCTTGCCTACGCTAACAAAAAAATTGAAGAACTGGACACCCGACGCCAGACCATTTCAAAGGCAATCGCTGAATTGAGCGTTGAAACCATATCTCCCCAGCAGATAAAGAAGTTATCCTATTATCTCGACAACTGGGACAGCATAGATTTTGACGACAAAAGAAAAGCCGCCGATGGTTTGATCTCTACGATCAAGGCCACCAGCGACCGTGTTCAGATAGAGTGGAAAATCTGA
- a CDS encoding FtsX-like permease family protein: MKSYLGLVPQYEKVHRKNNRISVLCIVLSVLLVTAIFSMADMALRAQKNYFIKTNGEYHISLTDIDEQTAELVKARIDVALCGWAYQGSAGSIGSKAVSFAGANEDTFSILTEMDMESGSYPTQPDEALLNKSALEQLGLVVGDTVTVTVPDGSSREYRITGVLADMGSLLKADVYGMILDEDGFRQIADENAKNGTTFRVQFKDGVNIQEAMNEIKVQYDLSDSQVSENTALLGLMGQSENSTMQSLYLVAGFLVLLVLIAGAVMIAASFNTNVLERVQFYGLLRCLGASKAQVKHFVILQGLRQSMKGVPIGLVAGQIITWCACLLLKSISGERFSEIPLFQFSVSGLIAGAVIGFLIVLLASLSPAKKASKVSPVTAISGSTQLTQNKRAANTKLFHIETSMGIFHALSGKKNVFLMTCSFAISIMMFLSFQVMVVFLNQGMPALSPSAADVSITMGNTLLDKSLVEQIGKMEGVDKVFGRMEMAGLSVSSNTGEGTITLISYDDNQFGWAKEELNKGSITPAMENADSVLVTYQDGVNWNVGDTVVLHTSSGDKQITIAGILATTTASGVNGAGSSGYMICSEQTFAALVGDLGYTAIDVQFSSAGGDNAVSTIRSMVPSDSTVSDKRITNSESQSSYYTGAVFIYGFLIIIALITVFNIFNSMNASVASRTRQYGIMRSIGMGANQLYKMIAAEAFTYAILGCVVGCVLGLPLNKLMFQFLIADKWGIAWQIPVGSLLLIVFLCLASAAVAIRRPIRQISRMAIVDTIKLQQ; the protein is encoded by the coding sequence TTGAAAAGCTATCTTGGATTGGTGCCGCAGTATGAAAAGGTACACCGTAAGAACAATCGAATTTCGGTTCTCTGCATTGTACTTTCGGTATTGCTGGTAACTGCTATTTTCAGCATGGCCGACATGGCGCTGCGCGCACAGAAAAATTATTTTATCAAAACAAATGGGGAATACCATATCAGTTTGACCGATATAGATGAACAGACGGCAGAACTCGTAAAAGCGCGGATAGATGTTGCCCTGTGCGGATGGGCCTATCAAGGAAGTGCTGGCTCTATCGGCTCCAAAGCGGTCAGCTTCGCAGGTGCGAATGAGGACACCTTTTCCATTTTGACAGAAATGGACATGGAAAGTGGCTCATATCCCACCCAGCCCGATGAAGCATTATTGAATAAATCGGCTTTGGAACAGTTGGGCCTTGTGGTTGGCGACACCGTGACCGTTACAGTGCCAGACGGTTCCAGCCGGGAATACCGCATTACCGGCGTCCTTGCCGATATGGGAAGTTTGCTTAAAGCGGATGTGTATGGCATGATATTGGACGAGGACGGTTTTCGACAAATTGCGGATGAAAATGCCAAAAACGGAACCACTTTCCGCGTCCAGTTCAAAGATGGTGTAAACATTCAGGAGGCCATGAATGAAATAAAAGTGCAATATGACCTTTCAGACAGCCAGGTAAGCGAAAATACGGCGCTCCTTGGATTGATGGGACAGAGTGAAAACAGCACAATGCAATCCCTATACCTCGTTGCAGGCTTTCTTGTCCTTTTGGTGCTGATTGCTGGTGCAGTAATGATTGCCGCCAGCTTTAACACAAATGTTCTGGAACGGGTTCAGTTCTATGGCCTTTTGCGATGCTTGGGTGCATCCAAAGCACAGGTAAAGCACTTCGTTATTCTTCAAGGGCTGCGCCAAAGTATGAAGGGTGTACCGATTGGGCTGGTTGCCGGACAAATTATTACATGGTGTGCCTGCCTTTTACTGAAATCCATCAGCGGAGAACGCTTTTCAGAGATACCTCTTTTTCAGTTCAGTGTAAGCGGTCTGATTGCTGGTGCGGTGATCGGTTTTCTGATTGTACTACTGGCATCCCTATCCCCGGCGAAAAAGGCTTCTAAAGTATCGCCGGTAACTGCAATCAGCGGCAGTACGCAGCTTACGCAAAACAAGAGGGCTGCAAATACAAAGCTGTTTCACATTGAAACCAGTATGGGGATTTTCCATGCACTATCCGGCAAAAAGAATGTATTTCTTATGACCTGCTCGTTTGCTATCAGTATTATGATGTTCCTGTCGTTTCAAGTAATGGTAGTCTTTCTCAATCAAGGGATGCCCGCACTCTCTCCATCGGCAGCAGATGTGTCTATTACAATGGGAAATACGCTTCTGGACAAGTCGCTGGTGGAACAGATCGGCAAAATGGAAGGTGTTGATAAGGTTTTTGGTCGTATGGAAATGGCTGGCCTTTCTGTTTCTTCCAATACAGGAGAAGGAACCATCACGCTCATTTCTTATGATGATAACCAATTCGGATGGGCGAAAGAAGAATTGAATAAGGGCAGTATCACGCCTGCTATGGAAAATGCAGACAGTGTGTTGGTCACTTATCAGGATGGCGTAAACTGGAATGTTGGAGATACCGTAGTTCTTCATACATCTTCCGGCGATAAGCAGATAACGATTGCCGGAATACTGGCAACGACTACGGCCAGCGGGGTCAACGGTGCGGGCAGTAGCGGATATATGATTTGCTCGGAACAGACATTTGCCGCTTTGGTTGGCGATTTGGGTTATACGGCGATTGATGTTCAATTTTCCTCTGCTGGTGGGGATAATGCTGTTTCCACAATACGGAGCATGGTTCCATCCGACAGCACTGTTTCAGATAAGAGAATTACCAATTCTGAGTCCCAAAGCTCCTACTATACAGGCGCGGTGTTTATTTATGGCTTTCTCATTATAATTGCACTTATCACAGTGTTTAACATTTTTAACAGCATGAACGCCAGTGTAGCGTCCAGAACAAGACAGTACGGGATCATGCGTTCTATTGGAATGGGAGCAAATCAGCTTTACAAGATGATTGCGGCAGAAGCCTTTACCTATGCAATACTTGGCTGTGTTGTTGGATGCGTCTTGGGGTTGCCTTTGAACAAGCTGATGTTTCAGTTTTTGATTGCAGATAAATGGGGGATTGCATGGCAAATTCCTGTGGGTTCACTTCTTTTGATTGTATTCCTCTGCCTTGCGTCTGCGGCGGTTGCGATTAGACGCCCCATCCGGCAAATTAGCAGAATGGCAATCGTGGACACAATTAAGCTCCAGCAATAA